GCGGCAAATGCCTCGATGCCTGCAGGCGCAAGACGGGGCAGCCGCTTCTGACCTTTGCCAAGCGCGGGTTCGAGACCGTCATCAGCTTTTTTGGAGATCTGGAGAGAACGGCGCTTGCATGCGGGGAGGAGCCGGCCTGCGCCGCGGCCTGCCCCGTAAGCGCCATCCGCCTGCACAGCGCAGGGGAAAATGCTCCGGAGCCCTGAAAGGCGCGTATTGAAGACAGAACCCGGCCGGGGCGCGAGGCCTCAGACCAGGCCTCGAAAGCCTCTCCGGCCGGGGCGTTGAAATTCGTCTCCTGCGGCAAGCCTTGACAGGCGTGAAAGACCCTGCCCCACAGTCTCCGGCGGGCGGAAAACCGCAGCGGATCGAAGCCTATCGTCCAGGTCACCGCAAATCCCGCTGCAGCTCGTGTACGGGTGGCCTGCGGACCTCAGCCGAGGCGCTTCAGCTCCGCTTCGCTGAGGGCGATGCGGGCCTCGGCAAGCCTTTTGTAGTACTTTTGCACCTTTTCCAGATTCCCGGCAGCCACGGCCTTCACCAGGTCGCCCTCGAGCTCGGCCACTTCGAGCAGCTTGTAGTAGTCGAGGGACTCCTTCAGGTGCGCCAGGACGATCAAACCGGTCAACACGGGGTGGTTGTTCGTCACGTTCGCATCGGCAAACTGCATGCCGTGCTCCAGCTCCACCTGCAGACCGTCCCGGAACTCCCCGAGGTCGATCGGCATATTTTCCACATTGACCCCTTGCAGAATGACTTTCGCCTCGTCCAGAGACACCTCCGGCACCTTCTTGGCCGTCCAGTCGCTCAACTTCAATTCCCTGCAGACCTTCTGCACCTCGTCAACCGTCACGTATTGCGGAACCTGCATCGTGTTTCTCCTCCTCGAAAGAATGGTTAGTTCTCTGTCAAAACCTGTAGCTCTGCACTCAAAACACATAGAAACGGCATTTTATATAAAACCATTCATAACGGCACAAAAATGCAAACGACTCCTTATTGATTTGACGCAAGAAATGAATGGCTCATCCATACGCTGCAACAAAAGAACGCGTCGTTTCTTCTTCAACCCTATCGAGTGTCCATCCGACAGGGATTTCCCGTTAAGCCTCAGGTTTCCATCCGGAAATGAGGATATTTCTTCACACGCTACGCGTGCTCAGTCCCACCCCTGCGGGATGGGTCCCAGTTTCTTCACACGCTGCGCGTGCTCAGTCATGCCCTTGCGGACTGGCTCCCGCACCCCAGAGGGCGTCCCTGAGCCCGCTCGAGCGTTCGATCCTGCGGCCGGCGGCGGCCGCAAACAGGGCCTCGTCCCCCAACACCGCCACCCTGCGCCTCGCCCGGGTGAGGGCGGTGTAGATCAACTCTCGCGTCATCAGGGGATTGTCCCGGTCGGGCAGGACGAGCAGCACCTCGTCGAATTCGGATCCCTGGGCCTTGTGGACCGTCATGGCGTAAACCGTCTCGTGCGCCGGGAGGCGCAGCGGGTGAAAGCGCCTGACCGCACCTTGCGCCCCCGGGAAGATCACGCGGAGGCCGCCTTCCGCCTCCGCGTCCGGAACCGTAATCCCCACGTCCCCGTTGAACAGCCTGAGGCGGTAGTCGTTGCGGGTCACCATCACCGGCCGCCCGGGGTACCAGACCCCGCCCGGCGCCGCCCACCCCGCCCGCTCCAGGATCGAACGAACGACCCGGTTCAGATGGACGACCCCGTAAGGACCCTCGCGCACCGGACTCAGGATGCGGAACCGGTCGAAGCGCTCGAAGAGGCCCCCCTCGGAGAGGTCTTCGAGGCAGGGGCCGTAGCCGCTCAACACCGCCTCCTTCAAGGCCTCCATCAGCCGGGCAGCCGGGGGCGCAGGCCGCCGGACAAGCTCCGGAGAACGGTTGAAGCAGGCCAGGGCCCGTCCACCCGCACCCTCCTTCACCGCCGTACTTACGGCCCCGATGCCGCTGCGCTCGTCGAAGCGGTAGTTCTTCTGGAGTTCGATGATGCAATCGCACAGAGGCCCGTTATTTTCGCCCGCGGCCGGTGGAAAGTCCAGCGTCTTTTCGAACAGCGCCCCGAAGGCGGGGGAAAACGCCTTCCCGCGGCCCTGATCGCAGATGTCGCCGAGGACCGCACCGGCCTCGACCGAGGCGAGTTGGTCCTTGTCGCCGAGGAGGATCAAACGGGCCTCTTCGGGCAGGGCAGCCGTCAGCTTGCTCATGAGGGCCAGGTCGAGCATGGAGGCCTCGTCCACCACCACCACGTCGGCGGCCAGCGGATGGGCCGCGTTGTGCCTGAAGTAGGGCGACCCGGCAATGCTCCCGAGCAGGCGGTGCACCGTGAAGACATCTCCCGGGATCCGCTCGCGGACGGCGGGGTCGAGCCCGAGCCCGGCGCAGACCGCACCGATCGACTCCTGGAGGCGCGCCGCGGCCTTGCCCGTCGGGGCCGCCAGGCGGATCCGCAGCCCCTCCGGGGGTCCGAGTTCGAGCAGGAGGGCCAGGATGCGGGCAACGGTCGTGGTCTTCCCGGTCCCGGGCCCCCCGGAGATGATGCAGAACGGCTTCAGGAGGGCGGTCAGGGCCGCGGCCTGCTGCCAGTCGGGGGCGCAGCCCTCACCCGGGAAAAGCCGTTTCAGGATTGTGCGGACCGCACCCGTATCGGCGGGTTCTATCAGCCTCTCCGAGCGTTTGCGGATCCACTGAACGAG
This genomic stretch from Desulfatiglans anilini DSM 4660 harbors:
- the recD gene encoding exodeoxyribonuclease V subunit alpha is translated as MTARESSFLISDRIDDRGLSRLDLHFARLMERLAGAPNPTLAAAAALASRATREGHVCLDLQRLRAAGPDPFSEAGRIPGFGSLAEVGERPERLLAAAVVGRAGDRRPMILDEAGRLYLYRYWAYENDLVQWIRKRSERLIEPADTGAVRTILKRLFPGEGCAPDWQQAAALTALLKPFCIISGGPGTGKTTTVARILALLLELGPPEGLRIRLAAPTGKAAARLQESIGAVCAGLGLDPAVRERIPGDVFTVHRLLGSIAGSPYFRHNAAHPLAADVVVVDEASMLDLALMSKLTAALPEEARLILLGDKDQLASVEAGAVLGDICDQGRGKAFSPAFGALFEKTLDFPPAAGENNGPLCDCIIELQKNYRFDERSGIGAVSTAVKEGAGGRALACFNRSPELVRRPAPPAARLMEALKEAVLSGYGPCLEDLSEGGLFERFDRFRILSPVREGPYGVVHLNRVVRSILERAGWAAPGGVWYPGRPVMVTRNDYRLRLFNGDVGITVPDAEAEGGLRVIFPGAQGAVRRFHPLRLPAHETVYAMTVHKAQGSEFDEVLLVLPDRDNPLMTRELIYTALTRARRRVAVLGDEALFAAAAGRRIERSSGLRDALWGAGASPQGHD
- a CDS encoding DUF5661 family protein, with amino-acid sequence MQVPQYVTVDEVQKVCRELKLSDWTAKKVPEVSLDEAKVILQGVNVENMPIDLGEFRDGLQVELEHGMQFADANVTNNHPVLTGLIVLAHLKESLDYYKLLEVAELEGDLVKAVAAGNLEKVQKYYKRLAEARIALSEAELKRLG